In Cygnus olor isolate bCygOlo1 chromosome 12, bCygOlo1.pri.v2, whole genome shotgun sequence, one DNA window encodes the following:
- the AMFR gene encoding E3 ubiquitin-protein ligase AMFR: MPLLFLERFPWPSLRTYTALSALALLAAAFSAYRALGRAPETDGAEPQPRGGPRALDVASFLLSDSLCVWVLVNTACCFLMLVAKLIQYVVFGPLRVSERQHLKDKFWNFIFYKFIFIFGVLNVQTVEEVVMWCLWFSGLVFLHLMVQLCKDRFEYLSFSPTTPMSSHIRVLTLLIAMLLSCCGLAVVCAVIGYTHGMHTLAFMAAESLLVTVRTAHVILRYVIHLWDLNHEGTWEGKGTYVYYTDFVMELTLLSLDLMHHIHMLLFGNIWLSMASLVIFMQLRYLFHEVQRRIRRHKNYLRVVGNMEARFAVATPEELAVNNDDCAICWDSMQSARKLPCGHLFHNSCLRSWLEQDTSCPTCRMSLNITDSHHVREDHQRENLDENLGPVAVAEGRPRLNQHNHFFHFDGSRIASWLPSFSVEVMHTTNILGIAQASNSQLNAMAHQIQEMFPQVPYHLVLQDLQLTRSVEITTDNILEGRIQVPFPTQRAENVRPALNNPVERPSTDQEDTETVTQTERVPLELNSRLEEMVEFSEMEAEPSEAEDFEARGSRFSKSADERQRMLVQRKEDLLQQARKRYLNKTSDEELTTEKPSLPEGASADPVTLRRRTLAAAAERRLQMQQNS, encoded by the exons ATGCCGCTGCTGTTCCTGGAGCGCTTCCCCTGGCCCAGCCTCCGCACCTACACCGCGCTCAGCGCCCTGGCGCTGCTGGCCGCCGCCTTCAGCGCCTACCGCGCCCTCGGACGGGCCCCCGAAACCGACGGCGCCGAGCCCCAGCCGCGGGGCGGGCCGCGGGCCCTGGACGTCGCCTCCTTCCTGCTCTCCGACAGCCTCTGCGTCTGG GTACTAGTGAACActgcttgctgttttctgatgttGGTCGCTAAACTAATCCAGTATGTGGTGTTTGGTCCTCTTCGTGTCAGCGAGAGGCAG CATCTCAAGGATAAGTTCTGGAATTTCATCTTCTACAagttcatctttatttttggCGTGCTGAATGTTCAGACAGTGGAAGAAGTGGTTATGTGGTGCCTCTGGTTCTCTGGGCTCGTGTTTCTTCATCTCATGGTTCAGCTCTGCAAGGATCGCTTTGAATAT CTCTCCTTTTCTCCTACGACACCCATGAGCAGCCACATCAGAGTGCTGACCCTGCTCATCGCCATGCTCCTGTCCTGCTGCGGCCTGGCTGTCGTCTGTGCGGTTATTGGCTACACCCACGGCATGCACACCTTGGCTTTCATGGCGGCAGAG tCTCTGCTTGTGACAGTCAGAACTGCTCACGTGATTTTACG ATACGTAATTCATCTCTGGGATCTCAACCATGAAGGAACATGGGAAGGCAAAGGCACTTATGTGTACTACACGGATTTTGTCATGGAGCTGACCCTGCTTTCGCTAGACTTGATGCATCACATTCATATGCTG CTGTTTGGCAATATCTGGCTGTCAATGGCAAGCCTGGTGATTTTTATGCAGCTGCGCTACCTGTTTCATGAGGTTCAGCGAAGAATTCGGAGGCACAAGAACTACCTGCGTGTGGTTGGAAACATGGAGGCTAG gttTGCAGTTGCAACACCAGAGGAGCTTGCAGTCAATAATGACGACTGTGCCATTTGCTGGGACTCCATGCAGTCTGCACGTAAACTCCCTTGCGGCCATCTCTTCCACAA CTCATGCCTGCGGTCCTGGCTCGAACAAGATACATCTTGCCCAACCTGCAGAATGTCTCTTAATATCACTGACAGCCATCACGTGAGGGAGGATCACCAAAGGGAAAACCTGGATGAGAACCTGGGCCCTGTGGCAGTAGCAGAAGGCAGACCACGCTTGAACCAGCACAATCACTTCTTTCACTTCGATG GTTCCCGAATTGCCAGCTGGCTGCCCAGTTTTTCAGTAGAAGTGATGCATACTACAAACATCCTCGGTATTGCACAAGCCAGCAACTCCCAGCTCAATGCTATG GCTCATCAGATTCAGGAGATGTTCCCTCAGGTTCCTTATCACTTAGTTCTACAGGATCTGCAGTTAACCCGCTCCGTAGAGATAACCACCGACAACATCTTAGAAGGGCGCATCCAGGTACCTTTCCCCACACAG CGTGCAGAGAACGTTAGACCTGCATTAAACAACCCTGTGGAACGGCCCAGTACGGATCAGGAGGATACCGAAACTGTCACCCAG acGGAGAGAGTACCACTTGAACTGAACTCAAGACTGGAAGAAATGGTAGAATTCAGCGAAATGGAAGCAGAACCCAGTGAAGCAGAAGATTTTGAAGCCAGGGGAAGTCGCTTTTCAAAGTCAGCTGATGAAAGGCAGCGCATGTTGGTTCAGCGGAAGGAGGACTTGTTGCAGCAAGCTCGAAA GCgttatttaaacaaaacctcTGACGAGGAGTTGACCACAGAGAAGCCCTCGCTGCCCGAGGGAGCCTCCGCTGATCCCGTCACCCTGCGTCGCAGGACGCTAGCTGCTGCCGCCGAACGGAGACTTCAGATGCAGCAAAATTCTTAG